The Castor canadensis chromosome 8, mCasCan1.hap1v2, whole genome shotgun sequence genome contains a region encoding:
- the Smug1 gene encoding single-strand selective monofunctional uracil DNA glycosylase isoform X2, with product MAVPQTFPLGPLHDSAGSEMEPQPCTRSLAEGFLEEELRLNAELSQLQFSEPVGIIYNPVDYAWEPHRSYVTRYCQGPKEVLFLGMNPGPFGMAQTGVPFGEVNVVRDWLGIGGPVLTPPQEHPKRPVLGLECPQSEVSGARFWGFFRNLCGQPEVFFRHCFVHNLCPLLFLAPSGRNLTPAELPAKQREQLLGICDATLCRQVQLLGEEVLARITTHF from the exons ATGGCTGTGCCTCAGACTTTCCCTCTGGGGCCGCTCCATGATTCTGCAGGTTCTGAGATGGAGCCCCAGCCCTGCACTCGAAGCTTGgctgagggcttcctggaggaggaactGCGACTCAATGCTGAGCTGAGCCAACTGCAATTTTCAGAGCCTGTGGGCATCATCTACAATCCGGTGGATTATGCTTGGGAGCCACATCGAAGTTATGTGACTCGCTACTGCCAGGGTCCCAAGGAAGTGCTATTCCTGGGCATGAACCCGGGACCTTTTGGCATGGCCCAGACTGGG GTACCTTTTGGGGAAGTGAATGTGGTCCGGGACTGGTTGGGCATTGGTGGGCCTGTGCTGACCCCTCCCCAAGAGCACCCTAAGCGGCCAGTGCTGGGATTGGAGTGCCCACAGTCAGAGGTGAGCGGTGCCCGATTCTGGGGCTTTTTCCGGAACCTCTGTGGGCAACCTGAGGTCTTCTTCCGTCACTGTTTTGTCCACAATCTGTGTCCTCTGCTTTTCCTGGCTCCCAGTGGACGCAACCTCACCCCTGCTGAGCTGCCTGCAAAACAGCGAGAACAGCTCCTTGGGATCTGTGATGCAACCCTCTGCCGGCAGGTGCAGCTGCTGGGG gaggaagttcttgccaggaTCACTACTCATTTTTAG
- the Smug1 gene encoding single-strand selective monofunctional uracil DNA glycosylase isoform X1, with the protein MAVPQTFPLGPLHDSAGSEMEPQPCTRSLAEGFLEEELRLNAELSQLQFSEPVGIIYNPVDYAWEPHRSYVTRYCQGPKEVLFLGMNPGPFGMAQTGVPFGEVNVVRDWLGIGGPVLTPPQEHPKRPVLGLECPQSEVSGARFWGFFRNLCGQPEVFFRHCFVHNLCPLLFLAPSGRNLTPAELPAKQREQLLGICDATLCRQVQLLGVRLVVGVGRLAEQRARRALAGLMPEVQVEGLLHPSPRSPQANKGWEAAAKERLSELGLLPLLSK; encoded by the exons ATGGCTGTGCCTCAGACTTTCCCTCTGGGGCCGCTCCATGATTCTGCAGGTTCTGAGATGGAGCCCCAGCCCTGCACTCGAAGCTTGgctgagggcttcctggaggaggaactGCGACTCAATGCTGAGCTGAGCCAACTGCAATTTTCAGAGCCTGTGGGCATCATCTACAATCCGGTGGATTATGCTTGGGAGCCACATCGAAGTTATGTGACTCGCTACTGCCAGGGTCCCAAGGAAGTGCTATTCCTGGGCATGAACCCGGGACCTTTTGGCATGGCCCAGACTGGG GTACCTTTTGGGGAAGTGAATGTGGTCCGGGACTGGTTGGGCATTGGTGGGCCTGTGCTGACCCCTCCCCAAGAGCACCCTAAGCGGCCAGTGCTGGGATTGGAGTGCCCACAGTCAGAGGTGAGCGGTGCCCGATTCTGGGGCTTTTTCCGGAACCTCTGTGGGCAACCTGAGGTCTTCTTCCGTCACTGTTTTGTCCACAATCTGTGTCCTCTGCTTTTCCTGGCTCCCAGTGGACGCAACCTCACCCCTGCTGAGCTGCCTGCAAAACAGCGAGAACAGCTCCTTGGGATCTGTGATGCAACCCTCTGCCGGCAGGTGCAGCTGCTGGGGGTGAGGCTGGTGGTGGGAGTGGGGCGGCTGGCAGAACAAAGGGCACGGAGGGCTCTGGCAGGCCTAATGCCAGAAGTCCAGGTAGAGGGACTCCTGCATCCCTCTCCACGAAGCCCACAGGCCAATAAAGGCTGGGAGGCAGCAGCCAAGGAAAGACTCAGTGAGTTGGGGCTGCTGCCTCTCCTATCAAAATGA